A single Cryptococcus deuterogattii R265 chromosome 2, complete sequence DNA region contains:
- a CDS encoding delta3,5-Delta2,4-dienoyl-CoA isomerase: MWTQLAHIVHRTSADPDIRAVVLSSTSDTAFTAGLDLKSQSILTRTADPARQALTLHSHLLSFQSAISSLSACRQPVICALHGFALGLAIDIAAACDIRLCASDTKFAIAEVNVGLAADIGTLQRLPKVTGNDSKVRELALMGRDFGAREAEEIGFVSEVVNGGRAQVVAAAIEKAKVIASKSPIAVISTKHILNHARDHTVEQGLQYVAAWNMQDTAKAMSATLNKEPATFPGFSDAKL, translated from the exons ATGTGGACACAACTCGCACACATCGTCCACCGCACCAGCGCTGACCCAGACATACGTGCAGTCGTACTCAGCTCTACTTCAGATACTGCTTTCACCGCAGGCTTGGACC TCAAATCGCAGTCGATCCTCACTCGCACTGCCGACCCCGCACGCCAGGCTCTCACACTGCACAgccacctcctctccttccagtCAGCCATCTCGTCCCTCTCCGCCTGCCGCCAGCCCGTCATCTGCGCACTCCACGGCTTCGCCCTCGGCCTCGCTATAGACATTGCAGCCGCATGTGATATCCGTCTATGCGCATCCGACACCAAGTTTGCCATCGCGGAAGTCAACGTCGGCCTCGCAGCAGATATCGGCACCTTGCAGCGCTTGCCCAAGGTCACCGGGAATGACAGTAAAGTCAGGGAGCTCGCGCTTATGGGACGAGACTTTGGTGCCagagaggcagaggagattgGGTTCGTCAGCGAGGTGGTGAATGGTGGTAGGGCCCAAGTCGTCG CCGCTGCTAttgaaaaggccaaggttATTGCCTCTAAAAGTCCCATCGCGGTCATCAGCACCAAACATATCTTGAACC ATGCTCGAGACCATAC TGTCGAACAAGGTCTGCAGTACGTCGCTGCATGGAACATGCAA GATACTGCCAAAGCCATGTCAGCGACATTGAACAAGGAGCCCGCGACATTCCCAGGTTTCAGTGACGCAAAACTCTAG
- a CDS encoding nuclear distribution protein PAC1, translated as MQHAPVELEEKTRLAFFSSTSTMPALSDRQKDELHRAMLSYLHAAGMHATYAALLHDAAIADFDPGDTAARAVGLLEKKWTSVIRLQKKIIDLEARNAALLAELASPARPSSSAPFIPRPPPRHTLASHRAPVTRLAFHPTWTVLASASEDATVKVWDWEGGEMERTVKGHTKAVMDVDFDPKGSLMVTCSSDLTVKLWDTFNEYTNVKTLHGHDHSVSSVRFMPDGENLVSASRDKTIRVWQVSSGYCTKTFTGHAEWVREAVPSEDGRWLVSASNDQTSRVWDFSTGETKMELRGHEHVVECAVFAPVNAYPAIRELAGLKSPAANDTRAKSPGVYVATGSRDKTIKLWDALSGQCLRTFVGHDNWIRALVFHPTGKYLLSASDDKTIKVWDLVNGRCTKTIEAHSHFVTCMTWGRALVGGGGNSGGGSAEGTGGAGNKGMANGGGDEKSAGKEARRIINVLATGSVDQTIKVWTP; from the exons ATGCAGCACGCACCTGTTGAactggaggagaagacgcGGCTcgcattcttctcttctaccAGCACGATGCCCGCCCTCTCTGACCGCCAGAAAGACGAGCT CCACCGCGCGATGCTCTCGTACCTGCACGCCGCGGGGATGCACGCCACCTACGCCGCCCTCCTCCACGACGCTGCGATCGCCGACTTTGACCCCGGCGACACCGCTGCCAGGGCCGTAGGCCTCCTCGAGAAAAAGTGGACAAGCGTCATACGCCTCCAGAAAAAG ATCATCGACCTCGAGGCACGCAACGCGGCCCTCCTCGCAGAACTCGCCTCCCCGGCccgcccctcctcctccgcccccttcatccccagACCGCCCCCACGCCACACACTCGCCTCACACCGCGCACCCGTCACACGCCTCGCATTCCACCCCACATGGACAGTCCTCGCAAGCGCCAGCGAGGACGCCACCGTCAAGGTCTGGGACTGGGAAGGCggcgagatggagaggacCGTCAAGGGCCATACAAAGGCCGTCATGGACGTCGACTTTGACCCAAAGGGCAGCCTCATGG TGACATGCTCGTCCGACCTCACCGTCAAACTATGGGATACGTTCAACGAATACACAAACGTCAAGACATTACACGGCCACGACCATTCCGTCTCCAGCGTACGATTCATGCCCGATGGCGAAAACCTCGTTTCAGCGAGTCGAGACAAGACCATCAGAGTATGGCAAGTCTCCAGCGG CTACTGTACCAAAACGTTTACGGGACATGCCGAATGGGTGAGAGAGGCCGTCCCTTCAGAAGACGGACGCTGGCTCGTCAGCGCCTCCAACGATCAA ACTTCACGTGTGTGGGACTTTTCAACAGGGGAGACCAAGATGGAACTCCGTGGACACGAGCATGTCGTTGAATGCGCCGTATTCGCTCCTGTCAACGCTTACCCTGCTATCCGAGAATTAGCAGGTTTAAAA TCTCCAGCAGCAAACGATACGAGGGCAAAGTCACCAGGTGTCTACGTAGCAACAGGATCAAGAGATAAAACCATCAAACTGTGGGATGCCCTTTCCGGTCAATGTCTACGGACATTT GTCGGCCACGATAACTGGATCCGCGCACTCGTCTTCCACCCAACTGGCAAATACCTCCTCTCCGCCTCGGACGACAAGACCATCAAAGTATGGGACCTCGTGAATGGCCGATGCACAAAAACGATAGAAGCGCATAGTCATTTCGTGACATGCATGACCTGGGGAAGGGCGCTCGTCGGAGGGGGTGGAAACTCAGGTGGGGGGAGTGCAGAAGGAACAGGGGGAGCGGGGAATAAAGGAATGGCgaatggaggaggagacgAAAAGTCTGcgggaaaagaagcgagaAGAATAATAAACGTTTTGGCGACCGGGTCGGTGGATCAGACTATCAAG GTCTGGACACCCTAG